In Vitis riparia cultivar Riparia Gloire de Montpellier isolate 1030 chromosome 19, EGFV_Vit.rip_1.0, whole genome shotgun sequence, the following proteins share a genomic window:
- the LOC117908166 gene encoding transcription factor DIVARICATA-like, whose amino-acid sequence MSQFIDYSLSFGSKWNRSEDILLERAILIFPEDTPNRWYKIVTQIPGKSPMDVLEHYIKLIQDIDAIDFGSMDQYIPDRWDLEEEDQEEEEGSTGSKVEKKKGTPWTEEEHVLFLEGLVKYGKGDWKSISRNFVISRTPSQVASHAQKYFARQRPGNMDKKRKRSSIHDITTDDLPPLGGVTP is encoded by the coding sequence ATGTCTCAATTCATAGATTATTCACTGTCATTTGGCTCGAAGTGGAATCGCTCAGAAGACATTCTCCTTGAAAGAgccattttgatttttccagAGGATACCCCAAACAGGTGGTATAAGATTGTCACTCAAATCCCAGGAAAATCTCCCATGGATGTGCTTGAACACTACATAAAACTCATACAAGATATCGATGCGATCGACTTCGGTAGCATGGATCAGTACATTCCAGACCGGTGGGATTTAGAGGAGGAAGATcaggaggaagaagaaggcaGTACTGGCTCAAAAGTcgagaagaagaaagggactcCATGGACTGAAGAAGAGCACGTACTGTTTCTTGAAGGATTAGTCAAATATGGAAAAGGTGACTGGAAAAGCATCTCTAGAAACTTTGTGATAAGCAGGACGCCATCCCAGGTTGCAAGCCATGCTCAGAAGTACTTTGCAAGACAAAGGCCTGGGAATATGGacaagaaaaggaagagaagcAGCATTCATGATATCACGACTGATGATCTTCCTCCACTAGGTGGTGTAACTCCATAG